GGGGGTCCGCGTGATCGTGAGAAGCGCGCCGCTGCGGGCGGTGACAGGATACTCATTACCATCCAGACCGGCTTGGCGCAGGAATGTAGCCAGCGGCTGCCCGAGCATGTCGGCCTGCGCCATTCCGCTGAGGCGCTCGGCGGCGCGGTTGCATCGCGTGATCACCCCTTGTTGATCCGTCACGATGACGCCGGTCGCCAAAGACTCCAGAATGGCCGACAGATGGTTTCGCATTTCTTCGTTTTCGCGCAAATTGCGACGCAGCGCCTCGTTGCTTTCGGCCAGTTCCAGATCGAGCCGTTCCAGTCGGAGCAACAGGGCACGATAGGATTCCTGAAGAGTCGCGGCCGCTACGTCGAAGCTGCGAAAGGCGTCCTGCAATAACTCTCGTTCCCCGGCTGCAGGCAATGAACCGGCCGGCATCGCTTCACCTTCCTTTCTTCTGAACTCGAGGACGGATCTGTTGCAGCAGGGTCGTCGACACTCGCCGCATGAGCGGATCGTCCACGGCGCCGACCTGCTTGAACAGCGATTCAGCTTCGCGATAGTTCTTTTGCATGAGCTGGATTCGCCCCAGTTGCAGCCGTGCCCACTGCGCCTGATCAGGCCGCGGCCTTGCCGCCAAGACCTGCCGGTACAGCCCGACGGCACGGTCGTATTGTTGCACCTTCGCGAGCAAGTCCCCGAATTCGAGTAATGCGGCCGCGTCTCGGAAAGATCCCGTCCGCCAGGCTTCTTCGTATACAAGGAGCGCCTCATCGGATTTCCCCGCCTCCGCCAACGTCCTGGCGAGGAGAATCAGCATGTCCGGCCGATCAGGATGGCGCTCGTACAGACGCAGCCATCGGCGACACACCCGGATGGCCCCACTCCGATCGCCCTGTTGTCGCATCGCTTTCACCAGGAGCCCCAGCGCCTCGGGTGTGGATCGTCCCACCGGGAATTGGAGCCGGTATCGCTCGAACACTTTTCGAGCCGCGGCGGGATCATGCTGCGCGAGATACGTCCGGCCCAGTCCGATCAGCGCCTGTTCAAGAAACGGCCTCCCTTTCGGCTCACGAAGGATGGTTTGGTACAGACGGGTGGCCTGGGCTGTGAATCCGAGGCGTCGGTGGGCATCCGCCACGTTCAGGAGCAACTCCTGTCCCAGATAGACCCGATCGGCAAGCGCCCCATGTCGATGGAACAACGTCACGGCCGTGAGGTCATCTCCTGCTTTGAAGGCTGCTTCCATCCAAGGGCGAAGAATGGTTGCGATCCGCGATGCGGCGGTCTCCGGCCAGGGATCGCCTTCGATGCGTCCCGACCGCTTTGTGACATCCTGATACGCCTGAATCGCCTGCATCCGGTCTCCGGCGGATTCGTAATGCTCGCCCAAGCGAAACAGCGCTTCGCTTGCCAGGACGTTGTCCGCATACCGGGCCGCAATCGTACGAAGGGTCTCCCGCTGCTCCGCGGGATCGAGGTACGGCGCCGGCTCCCCACGCATCGCGCTCTCGACGGTCAGTCGCAGCAGGTTGCCCTCGGCGTCGGCAACCGCTTCCAATCCGAGCTGGACCAATCGCAGCTTTGCAAGCGGTTCGGTCGGCGTGCCGGGATACAAGGTCAGGGCTGATGTGTAAAAGATTTCCGCCTGGTGCCGGAGCCCGGACTTCTGGAACGTATCCCCTATCGAAACGAGCGCGGACGGAGCATCAGCATGGCGCGGATAGAGGTTGTAGAACGTGCTATAGATGTGCCTAGCCAGATGGAGCCTGCCGGTTTCGAACAACGTGGAAGCAAAGCGCAGCAAGGAACCGGGATCCCGTTTGACGAACGCTGGCCAGCGGCGATAGCAGAAGTCGAACAGCGGCTGCGCCTCCTGGATGCGCCCCTGCTGGTAGAGCGCGGTCGCCGTCCCCAGGGTCGCGCGCATGACGATGCCCTCGTCTGCCGTCCGCCGGCGCAGAGTGTCGAGCGCCTGCTCGGCTTCGCGCCATTTTTCGAGCGCCATGAACGTGACGCCCTGTCCGAGCAGAGCGCGATCGGCGTCATAGCCGGACTGTGCGTGAGCCGCCGCGCGCTCGTACGTGGCGAGGGCTTCGTGGTGCCATCCGAGTTCGTTGTACAGATCGCCGACTCGCCACTCCGCGCGCACCGCATTCGGCGTCCCGGGATAATCGCGAATCAGCACGCGATACACGTTGATGGCTTCAGATCGACTGGCGTCCGTCCGGCCAGCCAGCGCGGTCGCGTCGGCGAGGAAGGCCAACGCAGCCTGGGCCACCGGACTGTTCGGCTGTTGCTTGACGGCATTCTGAAAATATCGCACGGCAGCGGCGTAGTCACGTTCCTGAAACGCTTGGACCCCGTATTGGAACGCGGCGCTCGCCTCTTGTGCCAAAGCATGATTGTAGCGAGGTCCGTCGTCCGGCAGAGGAAAGAGCGCCTCGTAAAGACGCGATGACGTGGTCGAGACAGTTTGCTGCATTGACGTGGCCGAGCGGCCCGGCTCTCCGGCGTGAGCTCCTAGACCGAGGCTCCCGAACAGCAGCACGCCAACGGCCACGCAGCGCGCGATAGTGATGGCTCGATTTAGCACGTGCGAAACAGTGAGCAAGTTCTATGCCCTTTTTCATAGGCCAGAATTTCGCAAGATGGATTTATCAAATAGGTGGCGGGCTCTGACCGGCTAGATCCGGCGTCAACAAATCTGTCAGAATGCACGCCGGAGGGTCAAAGAGTTGACACCAGCATCGGAGAGAACGGCGGAGGAGACAGACTCAGTTCTGAAACGAATAGGCCTGAGTCTTGGGATCGAATCCTTTCCGCTTCAGCTTTTCCACCAGCGTCGTCCGATTGAGGTGCAACAGTTGAGCAGCCTTACTGGTGATCCCGTTAGCCTGGCGCAAGGCTTCGACGATCAGCCGATTCTCGTATTGCTCGAGTTCCTTGGCCAGGTTGATGCCCCGTTCGCCAAAGTGAATGAACCTCTCACTCTGCGCGGATCGACTGGGCGCTTGTCGCGCGATTTTTTCCGGCAGGTCGGCGAAGCCGATCGTCCCCGACTTCTTCAGTACCACGAGTCGCTCGATCAGGTTTTCCAGTTCTCTGATATTTCCCGGCCAGTCGTAGGCCGCCAACTGCGCTAGCGCTTCCGGCTCAATCCCTTGAATCGAGGTCTGCTTGACCTGGTTGAACCGGTGAATGAAATGATTGACGAGCGACGGAATGTCGCTTCGCCGCTCGCGCAGCGGAGGAATGTGGACAGGAATCACGTTCAGACGGTAGTACAAATCATGCCGGAACTTCTTCTCCTGGACCGCCTGCTCCAGATCCTGATTGGTTGCGGCGATGACACGGACGTCCACCGTAATGGTCTTGGTTCCGCCGACACGTTCAAAACACCGCTCCTGCAACACGCGCAGCAGCTTCGCCTGCAGGGAAACAGGCATCTCCGCGATTTCATCAAGAAAGATGGTCCCGCCGTGTGCCAATTCGAACCGCCCCATTCTGGTGTAAGCTGCCCCGGTGAACGCCCCCTTTTCATGGCCGAACAACTCTGATTCCAACAGATTCTCGGGTATCGCCCCACAGTTCACGGGCACGAGCGGACGCCCCCGGCGGTAACTGTTAAAGTGCAACATCCTGGCGACCAATTCCTTCCCCGTCCCGCTTTCTCCCATAATGAGCACGGTGCTATCGCTGTCGGCCACCCTCTCCACAAAATCCAACACGCCGCGCATCGCCTCGCTGGCGCCGATCAAGTTTTCGAAACGGTATTGATCGCGGACTGCCTTGCGCAGCAGGCGATTCTCTTGACGGAGGCGCTGAAATTCGATCGCCTTCCCGACCACCGCCGCAACCGCGTCGCACTCGAACGGTTTCGTGATGAAATCGAACGCGCCGGCTTTCATTGCCCGCACGGCGTAATCGATGGTGCCGTAACCGGTCATCATGATCGCGACGATCTTTGCGTCGATTCGTGAGAGCCGCTCCAAAACCTCCAGCCCGTCCATACCCGGCATCTGCAGATCGGTGACTACGACCTGTACAGGTGTATCCTTGACGACTTGAATCGCCGTCTGGCCGTCGGCAACGGTCGTGACCTGGTATCCTTCGGCCACGAGTGTTTCGCTCAAGACATCTACGACCGCCGGGTCGTCATCGACAACGAGAACATGGGGTTGACTCATGACATTCCTCCGCCTACTTGATCACAAACGCGAGACGATGCATGTTCGCTTCTTTTGACGGCTGGCGCCGAACGACGCCGATCGCCAAAGAAATTGGATAGGGAACGAGCACGATTCGAAAAGGGAACCTGAATCGACTCATTGTCCGGGAGGCACAGTTCGTCGCTTGCCCGACAGATTCTAAAACCGGTTGCCAGAGTTGGCAACTTTTCCGTGCTTTTGCGCAGCGCCCCCGATCTTCCGGTGTTCCTCGAGAGTCCTCGATGGTGATAGACCCGGCACCCAAGCTCAAAATTGAAACAGTCCCATTTTGATGAAAGTCAGATCCGCCAAGTTCAGAGCTTTGAGAGCCTTTTCTGGCGAAATGAGAATTGTTTCGTGATTTATACACCTCATAGCACGCGCAACCCCCATCGGTAACCGATGTTGAGATGGGTTCGAATCTCCGGGAGACCCCGGCCTCGGTCTATGCGGTTTCCCGCTGTCGCTCTCCGCCGCCGAAGGTCAACAAAGACTCCCGGACTCCTTTCTTTGTCTCAGATCTAACTGCTCGACTGGGGTCCCGGAGTGGGCCACCAAGAAGGTTGATGCGGGACGATCCGATCACTGCGGCGTCAAGCGTCAACAGACGCTTGACACATCTCAGAGGGATTGTGATGTCAATGCGGTTGAACAACGCGTTCGGCGGCGGTGCGGAGACATGGATGCGGATGCAGGCGGCCTACGACCTCGTCGCGCATTCTTCATGACGGTTCGTCGCACCGCACCCATTGTTTTAGCTCATTGCAGTGGGCAGAGCAATGGGCGCCCCGAGCAACGGGTACCCGAGAGTCGCCAAGCATCGGACCCCATTGCAGACCCGGAGCCATGGTACCAGGCCCGGCTGCCCGCGCGTCCCCGCACGCCCGCCGGGCGCGGACAGGCAGACCGGTCGGCTTGGCTCGCCCACCCCTGGGTGGGTCAGGGTCCCCAGAGCTTTGACCAGTCGGTTCCCCTTCCGGCCGTCTGGGTAGCTACTGGAATGTCCCGACCTGTCTGCCGGAGCACAGGCAAGCGACTCCCCAGACTAGACTGGCCCCTGCAAGACACTCAATGCCTTTCACCTCACGGCGCACTGAATTTGCGCGCGAGGTTCTTGACCATGGAAGCCGCCCGCGCTAAGAATGGACGCACGCGGATGCACCGCCAACACTGATCTCCCCGCGCTCCAGGAACTGGGCGGCTGGAAGCGCTGAGCATGGTGGAACACTATGGCCATTTTCCCCTGTCTACTATTCCACATGATTCATGTATTCATGACGGTTCGTGACCACACTGCCAAGACGCCACGCGTCGGACCCCATTGCATCGAGAAGAGCTTCGTCGAATCGAGTCGAACGGCCGTTCTAGGAGAAGTAGAATGTGGGCGAAGACGCAAGCAGTCGAAACGTTGGCCCCATTGCCCAACGCTTTTCACACCTTGGCTTCGTTGGCTTTGGAGCTTACCCCACCAATGGAAGCTTAATTCGTTGTTCGTCGTTTGGAAGCTGGCGTAGCTCAATCGGCAGAGCAGCGGTTTTGTAAACCGCCGGTTGGAGGTTCGAGTCCTCTCGCCAGCTCCATACCTTGCTTGACCCGACCGGCGGCTCTTTATCGTTTTATGGAACTTGCGCCGCCGGAGAAACTCCTCCAGCGCTCTTTCCTCTTCTCTCGCTCGACCCGGAGCCTTTCTCGTTGTTCTCGGCGGCGGGAGAGACCCTTCCAGTCGTTCTGTTTGCTTGCGCAGACCGACAGAGAAGCTGGAGAAACGGCAAGACGCTAGTTCGTCGGGCTGTAATTCCAGAGGTGCGCGGGTATCGACTACGCCTGGGTGAGATTGCCTTCTTCTTCGGTATCCTCCAACTCGACTTCGGGCTTGCTCTTGGTGTTGGCGGGATGGAGGCCGTATTTCTTGAGCATCTTGTAAAAATCGGCTCGATATCGGCCGGCAAACTGGGCGGCGCGGGAAATGTTCCCTCCGGTCAACTGCAGAACCTGCTTCAGGTAGTTGCGCTCGAAATCCTCCTTTGCCTCGGTCAGCGGCTTCAACGGCGCGTCGCCCGAGACGCTCACGGACGGAAGCAAATCCGGGGTAATCATGTCTTGTTGGGACATGACCACCGCTTTCTCGATCGCGTTTTCCAACTCGCGCACATTTCCCGGCCAGGGATACAGCATCAGTTTCTGCATAGCGGCCGGCGTGAATCCACGGATGTCTTTATTCATCCGCTGCGTGCTCTGCTTCAGGAAGTGCTGCGCTAGGATCGGAATGTCATCGCGCCGCTCGCGCAACGGCGGAATCGTAAGCGGGACGACCTGGATCCGATAATACAAATCGTTCCGGAACGTCCCCGCCTTCACCGCCTCTCCGAGATCTTTGTTCGTCGCCGCGATGATTCTCACATCGACCTTGGTCGAATAGTCGGCCCCGACCTCCTTCACCTCTCGCTCCTGCACCGCCCGCAGCAGCTTGACCTGCATGGACAGCGGCATCTCGCCGATCTCGTCGAGAAACAACGTGCCGCCGTTCGCGCTCTGAAACAGCCCGCGCTTGGGTCCGTGCGCGTTGGTGAAGGCGCCGCGGACGTGCCCGAATAGCTCGCTTTCGAACAGGGTCTCCGGAATGGCCGCGCAATTGAGGGCGACGAACGGCCCGCGGGCGCGCCGGCTGTTCGTATGAATCACCCGAGCCAGCACCTCCTTGCCTGTCCCCGTCTCGCCGAAGAGACAGATCGTCGCATCCGAGTCCGCCACTTGGGCCACCTGCTGGAAGAGCCGCTGCATGGCGGCGCTCCGCGCCACCACGTTCTCGAGGCCGTACAGTTCCTTGACCAGCGACTTGAGCCGCTGGATCTCTCTACTCATACGTTGCTGCGACAGCGCCTTGTCGATGGTCGCCCGGAGATCCTTGTCGTCGAACGGTTTGGTGAGGTACCCACATGCGCCGCGCTGCATGGCTTCGACGGCGTTCGGAATGCTACCGTGCGCCGTCAGAATCAGCACCGGCAGGCCCGGGTGAATCCGAAGCAGTTCTTCCGCCACATCGAGACCATCCTCGCCTCTCAACCGCAGGTCGGTGATGGCCAAATCGTAGACATCTTTCCGCGCGGCGGCGACGGCTTCCTGACCGGTGGTGCAGGGCGTCACGTGGAACCCCATTGCGGAGAGCCGCATCTTCAGGAGATGCAACAATCCTTCGTCGTCGTCGATGACAAGAATACGTTCGTGTTCCATACGCTCCCCTACGGACGTGTGTCGGTCCCCGGCGCCGGCAACACGCTCGTCGGGGGCCTGATGGGTCTGGTTTTTTCTCTCATTTCCTGGTCGATACGTTTGAGCGCCTCGAGTTGATTGGTGAGTTCTTCGATCTTCTTGTCCCGTTCGTTGATCTGGCGCTGAAGCGTTTGAAGCGTCAGCGTATCTGCGCCGCCGAGCTTCGGGATGTCGCGCTTATTGATCATCGCCTCCATTCTACGGTCGCGTTCGCTCAGTTCCCGTTGGAGCGATTCGACGGACGAGGTGTCCGCTTCCTTCATGACCAGAAGCTGTTGGATCGCCACTTCCCGGTCCAACAAGTCCCGCACCAGGCGCTCGGCCGTCTGGGCCAGCGCCGCGTTGTGTTCCACCAGAGACGGCGCGGTCAACACCGACTTGACCCAGGACTGGTCGACAGGATTCGGAGTCTCCTGAAGAAGTCGGATCCAGAGCGCGCTTGACGCCGCCTGACGGCTTTTGGGAGCCACCGCGATGACCTTGTGGAAGTACTTCGCCGCGGCTTCTCGGCTCTCAAACAGCGCGACCAACGCCCGTGTGAAGTACACGTGATCGCACGCGTTGTGCTCCACGCATTTGTTCGCCAGCGCCTCCTGCTTTCGCGCGACGGCCTGGAACATCTTCGCATCGCCCTGTTCGGCCGTAAAGAACGGCGTGGAAGGCAAGGGCGTATCGGCGAGCATTGCGCAGCCCCACAGTCCAATCAGCAGAAGCGCGGCGCCGATCCCGTTCAGAGGCCGAGAGCACCTCCTCATGTCGCTCCTCCGGGTTTGGTGAGACGCAGCGTGAATCGCACCGTCGTCCCTTTGCCCACTTCGCTTTCAATCCAAATACGCCCGCCGTGGGCTTCGACCACCTTCTTCGCCAGCGCCAGGCCCAGTCCGCTGCCGGGAGAAACGTGCTTGCCCTTCGTCCGTCCCTGGTAAAAGCGTTCGAAGATATGCGGAAGATCCTCGGCTGCGATCCCCGGTCCCCCATCTGCGACCGTCACCAGCAGTACACCCGTGTTGGGATCGGGCTCCATCAGAAGCTTGACCACGCCGCCTTCCGGGCTGAACTTCAACGCGTTGGAAAGCAGATTGTCGAGCACCTGCTCGATCCTGGCAAAATCCGCTTTGACCCAGACTCGATCTGATGGGACTTCCATGAGCAACTGGATGTGCTTCGCATCGGCCAACAGCCGAACCTTGTTGATGGAAATTTCAGCCACCCGTTTCAAATCGGTCGGGACGATCCGGTATTCCATCATCCCGGCTTCCATCTTGGACAAATCCAAAATCGTCGAAATCAGATGAATGAGGCGGCGGCTGCTGTCCGACATGATGCGCAAGGTCGTCCGCTGCTCTTGCGCCAACGGCCCGGGAATTTCGTCCAGGAGCAATTGCGTGCCCTCTTGAATCGATGCCATGGGTGTTCGCAACTCGTGCGACACGTGGGCCAGGAATTCGGACTTCATGTCGTCCAACTGCTGGAGCTTCTTCCCCACCCAATTGACCGTATCGACCAGTTCCCGCAGATCGCTCGGCACGACGATTTGCAAAGGCGTGCCGAAATTCCCCTGCCCGATTTCCTTAATGTGGCTCTGGAGACGCCGGAGCGGGCGCAAGATGCTGTAACTGGCGATGCCCGCCAATCCGAGACCGAACAGCAACGCAACCAGGGCGAGTTGCTCGGTCACCGCCTCCGCACGCGCCGAACTGGCACGCGATTGACTGACACCAACGCTGATCCGCGCTTCGTGCAAGCCGATATAGCCTTGCAGGGTCGAGGTCATGCGATCGGTCAAGGCATCGCGCCGATTTTCGTACACCGCCAGAACCTCTTTGGAACCGTTCGCGGTCTGTTCCGCCTCCGAAGTGAACAAAGCCAGTCGCTCTTTTTGAAGACGTTCAGTGTCCTTCAAGAGTTGCTGTCCCTGTGGGGATGTCTCTTGAGTCAACAAGGTTCGGAGCAGCCGCGCGAACTCTTCAGCCTCTTCGTGAAAGTTGTGAAGAAACGTCGCATCGCGGACGGCGAAATATTTTTTCTCGCTTTGAATCTGGCTGTAGAGAGAGGTAAGCAACCGTTTGGTCGTTTCAATCGCGGGATAGTGAAGCGATACCATTTCCGTGCTCAAGACGGTCAACTGCCGAAGCTGAAGAAGCGCATAGAGATTCACTCCTACCATGACGGCAATAATAACCAGGGAGGTGAGAACCAATCGCCAGAAAATCGAAACACCGGCCACTGACAATCTCTTGCTCTTGGTGGTCAAAATCGTAGTGGAGGAAGCGCTTTCATCGATGTAGGCAAATCCATACATTATTTTTTATTGAATAACAATCAGTTTTATTGTTCGAAGCATACACACTGAATGGACCATCCACCCCTGGATACTGGAACCTTCACTTTTTCCAAGACACAAAGCCGGCGGATATGGGTGAATTGCTTTGGCAAAACAATCAGATAACGGAGAGGGCGTGGAAAAGTTCTGAGGCAGCGACTGCAGGTCATTAGAACTAAAATAAAGCAAAAACGTTGCCCGTCACTGGACGGGTTCAGAAGGCGAATCAGCGGATGAAAGAAGAAGTCGATACATCTAGGGAGAGCCGAATCGACGTTTGAAAAGACGCTGTCGACGGGAAGAGCCGTACAGAGAGGCGAAGAGGTGCCCGCGGAAGAACATGATTGCGATTGCCAGCGGTGGAGTCAGGATGAAAACTAGCAACGTGCTGGCGCCTTCGGGCAGACCGAGATAAGCCAGCCAGGCCGTCAAGAGCGTAAACGGAAGAGCCAGCATCTGAAACAAATCCAG
The nucleotide sequence above comes from Nitrospirota bacterium. Encoded proteins:
- a CDS encoding tetratricopeptide repeat protein — protein: MAQEASAAFQYGVQAFQERDYAAAVRYFQNAVKQQPNSPVAQAALAFLADATALAGRTDASRSEAINVYRVLIRDYPGTPNAVRAEWRVGDLYNELGWHHEALATYERAAAHAQSGYDADRALLGQGVTFMALEKWREAEQALDTLRRRTADEGIVMRATLGTATALYQQGRIQEAQPLFDFCYRRWPAFVKRDPGSLLRFASTLFETGRLHLARHIYSTFYNLYPRHADAPSALVSIGDTFQKSGLRHQAEIFYTSALTLYPGTPTEPLAKLRLVQLGLEAVADAEGNLLRLTVESAMRGEPAPYLDPAEQRETLRTIAARYADNVLASEALFRLGEHYESAGDRMQAIQAYQDVTKRSGRIEGDPWPETAASRIATILRPWMEAAFKAGDDLTAVTLFHRHGALADRVYLGQELLLNVADAHRRLGFTAQATRLYQTILREPKGRPFLEQALIGLGRTYLAQHDPAAARKVFERYRLQFPVGRSTPEALGLLVKAMRQQGDRSGAIRVCRRWLRLYERHPDRPDMLILLARTLAEAGKSDEALLVYEEAWRTGSFRDAAALLEFGDLLAKVQQYDRAVGLYRQVLAARPRPDQAQWARLQLGRIQLMQKNYREAESLFKQVGAVDDPLMRRVSTTLLQQIRPRVQKKGR
- a CDS encoding sigma-54 dependent transcriptional regulator, with product MSQPHVLVVDDDPAVVDVLSETLVAEGYQVTTVADGQTAIQVVKDTPVQVVVTDLQMPGMDGLEVLERLSRIDAKIVAIMMTGYGTIDYAVRAMKAGAFDFITKPFECDAVAAVVGKAIEFQRLRQENRLLRKAVRDQYRFENLIGASEAMRGVLDFVERVADSDSTVLIMGESGTGKELVARMLHFNSYRRGRPLVPVNCGAIPENLLESELFGHEKGAFTGAAYTRMGRFELAHGGTIFLDEIAEMPVSLQAKLLRVLQERCFERVGGTKTITVDVRVIAATNQDLEQAVQEKKFRHDLYYRLNVIPVHIPPLRERRSDIPSLVNHFIHRFNQVKQTSIQGIEPEALAQLAAYDWPGNIRELENLIERLVVLKKSGTIGFADLPEKIARQAPSRSAQSERFIHFGERGINLAKELEQYENRLIVEALRQANGITSKAAQLLHLNRTTLVEKLKRKGFDPKTQAYSFQN
- a CDS encoding sigma-54 dependent transcriptional regulator, with the protein product MEHERILVIDDDEGLLHLLKMRLSAMGFHVTPCTTGQEAVAAARKDVYDLAITDLRLRGEDGLDVAEELLRIHPGLPVLILTAHGSIPNAVEAMQRGACGYLTKPFDDKDLRATIDKALSQQRMSREIQRLKSLVKELYGLENVVARSAAMQRLFQQVAQVADSDATICLFGETGTGKEVLARVIHTNSRRARGPFVALNCAAIPETLFESELFGHVRGAFTNAHGPKRGLFQSANGGTLFLDEIGEMPLSMQVKLLRAVQEREVKEVGADYSTKVDVRIIAATNKDLGEAVKAGTFRNDLYYRIQVVPLTIPPLRERRDDIPILAQHFLKQSTQRMNKDIRGFTPAAMQKLMLYPWPGNVRELENAIEKAVVMSQQDMITPDLLPSVSVSGDAPLKPLTEAKEDFERNYLKQVLQLTGGNISRAAQFAGRYRADFYKMLKKYGLHPANTKSKPEVELEDTEEEGNLTQA
- a CDS encoding ATP-binding protein produces the protein MAGVSIFWRLVLTSLVIIAVMVGVNLYALLQLRQLTVLSTEMVSLHYPAIETTKRLLTSLYSQIQSEKKYFAVRDATFLHNFHEEAEEFARLLRTLLTQETSPQGQQLLKDTERLQKERLALFTSEAEQTANGSKEVLAVYENRRDALTDRMTSTLQGYIGLHEARISVGVSQSRASSARAEAVTEQLALVALLFGLGLAGIASYSILRPLRRLQSHIKEIGQGNFGTPLQIVVPSDLRELVDTVNWVGKKLQQLDDMKSEFLAHVSHELRTPMASIQEGTQLLLDEIPGPLAQEQRTTLRIMSDSSRRLIHLISTILDLSKMEAGMMEYRIVPTDLKRVAEISINKVRLLADAKHIQLLMEVPSDRVWVKADFARIEQVLDNLLSNALKFSPEGGVVKLLMEPDPNTGVLLVTVADGGPGIAAEDLPHIFERFYQGRTKGKHVSPGSGLGLALAKKVVEAHGGRIWIESEVGKGTTVRFTLRLTKPGGAT